AATTGCTTATTGTGGAAATACATCTTTTGTTATTCTGCAGATATTTCGTGGAGACCTTCACTTAATTTTGTTTTTGGACAATCTTTTTCTCATTAACTGTCTTGGTGAATGTTACCTGAATTGATACTGGTGATGCACTTCTTAATTGAGCCATGTTAAGTAATTCTTGGGCCGTCTTCTTATTTTTAGCTATCTGATAAACTAGATTGCATGTGGCTTAACTTGGTATGGTGACCTAGCTAGAAATTTAACTTTTTTCCCTGACAGCTTCTAAGAGTTATGATCTCTAGGGAGCACTCTCATTGTAATTGGAATGAACGTCCTATGATTCAATCTAAACCGTTTATCTGTTTTTGCATTCTTTTGTCCAAGAACATTGGCGTCCATCTCCCCAACAAGATGACAGTGATCTTCATGCTTATTCTATAGTGGTTACCTAATGCAAGCTGTTTTGTTGAAACAAGTAATGCATTTTCTTAAAAAGATATCTCCATAATTCATCAGACTGTTCTCCAAATTAGCCAGGTCCAATCTTCTCCACCTCAAACACAATATTACAATTGCTACAAGGAAACAGCAATCAGATTTAGTGGGTCTCTTTTCTTGAAATATTTGCTGAAATGATTGTGGACTGTTCATCCAGAAGCTTAACAACCCAAAAAGAGAACTGTAGAACTTAGTAAAGAAAATTCAATACGAGGAAAAAAAACAacacagagaaaagagagagagatctTTACATATATGGTAACAATGACAGGGAGATAAACTTGGAAACCCATGTTTATGTAAAATGCGCCTCGAAGAAAAAATAATTAGGTGGAGAcaggaaaaatcaaaaataacatTTTGGTTTCTTAAATCTGAAAGACTTGTAAGTTCTAGCTGGCACTCCTGTCTTAATTTTGATTGGAGTGAGAAGCCCAAGAGATCGGAACTTTAGCTTATAAAGGGGTTAGCAATCAAATTCCTCATGCTTGCTTAAGCTAAtagaaaaaaatgagaaatggaGACTGGTGAAGAGGAAAAGTATGCATCTTTGCCTGCCTTGTTCACATTTTTAATAAATTAAGGACTATGGTTATTTATCTGCTGGCAAGTAAACAGTGACAGTAACAACAAAGGTTTAAAGGGTGATAACTATCTTGCTTTTAGCCAGTAATAGTAAGAGAGTGATATGTTTAATTCAACTCAGCCAGGATAAGTTGAAGGAAATGTTAGCTAAGTGATGCTTCCGTTAGGTCTGTCTCAACGACCATTTTCTCATCTCTCCTTTTGCTTTTCCACCATCTTCCATTTTAATGCCTCATGCACAAACAAAGTCTTCGAGTACCTGGGAGCTTTTAGTACTACTGATAGAGTACGACATGCTAATATTTTGTCGTAATATGTTGTCATGTCTACCAATATACATGTTTTTCGCATTAGAAAAACGAATATACCCTTTCAAAAGGATGTTTAAAACCTTACGTCCCTTAAGTTATTCTGGTATCATTGTTCTGGAAGTACCTCTTACATCTATCCACCAAGAACCTTATGGCCTACCAGAATTAATTTGCTTATTCTCCAAAGTTTAGTCATTGTTGTCTTTAAAGCAAGAGGGGAGGCGCGATTTTATGCCCCTTTGACCAGATTGTTGTTAATATGCTTCCACATGTTGGTAGTTCACTTGAGGATTCATCATGAATTGGCAAGCTTTATGCTGACTGTCAGCCTACCGCAACCCTCCTTTATTCGGGCTTAGGACCGGCAATGTGAGCAAGTTCACACAAGCAGAGTTATGTTGGTAGTTCACTTAtaagaaataaattaaaatatcatAGCTAATGTTGATTAAGTTAGTCACTATGCACCTATTGCCTGTTCCAATTTACATTCAACATTAAGTACGTTAGTAATTTGACACATCTATAATGAAGTGCACAATACGTTGGTTAGAAGCATAGTGATAAGTCAGTGGCAAAAAATTCAGTGtcatatttaaaaatagtttcTTTCATTAATATCCTCGTCTTTTTATGGGTTAGTGTTGGAGGGATTTGGAGAAGTTGGGGTAGGGACTCCTGTTATATGATGAGCTGGAATTGACaaaaatagtattttatttatttgtctcAATTTCAATTATCTTCCATATagttttggttttgttcatgtgtGTGAGAGAGAATGAAAACTTCCGCAGAAGTGATCTTGGCTATATAACTTTGTGACAACTTACATTTTGCTCAATTAGGTGTACAAAGGAGGTGGAGGGAAGTAAAAAAAGGAGGATATGGGTATTTCTACCCATAAAAAAAGGATAGGGGTATTTCCAATGTCTATTAAAGAATTACCggagacaagagtgggttgctctagtggtgagcaccctccacttccaaccaagaggttgtgagttcgagtcaccccaagagcaaggtggggagttcttggagggaagggagccgagggtctatcggaaacagcctctctaccccagggtagaggtaaggtctgcgtacaaactaccctttTGTTGTTGTTAACGAATTACTGGAGGAATATGCAAACTTTAATTTAGTGTGTTGAAACCCTTCTTGACCGGAAAGGAAGGAGGAAGTAGGAAGATGCTTGGATAAGTTTAGAAGTTGGTCAAACTAGTTTTTAAGCACTTCTTGGCTTATTTTGGTGTTTAGTAGACAAAACAAGTGCTtttaagccaaaagccataagttggtaaGTTGGACCaccccaacttatggctttttaGCTTAAAAGATCTTTGAGTTTGATTGAGCATTTTACTTTGTTATCCCTCACGTTCTCCTATAATTCCCAAAATACTCTTCGCTACACTAATAAAAGCCCTAACTCCTCCCTGGAAGTGTGAGGATTACCAAGTAAAATGCTTCTCCAAGAGTTTTTAAGCTGAAAAGTCACAAGCTGGTCGTgcccaacttatggcttttgtcGTGTTTTGGTTTAAAAGCACTTGGCGTAGGAGCACTTTCGGTGCTTACCAAACACCACAATATGCCAAAAATATGCTTTAAAGCTTGTCAAGAAGTATTCTTGGGGTACCCAAGCACCCTCTAAGGCTTGTGTAAAGAATTATTCGTTGTTTCTTTGCCCAGCATTTCTCTCAACACTGTGGATAAAAAAGTGAAGTGCTTCAAGTGCATTCCTACATCGGATATTTTAATTACTTATTCAAGAGAATGAAAGATGTTCAACTACAATGTAATTATCCTTTTGAAAATCCTTAATCTACAAACGACCAGTACCTCTTCTATTTGATTAGGATATTGTATATGTGATGGTATTGTCCCTCATCTGAATTAGACAATGATTTTTGGCATGTTCTCATGTGCTGTGAACTTTCTTATGTCTTTTGTGTTGAAAACTTGAAATTAGATGGACAACTTTCTTGTAATTCCTTTCTTTTTGTATTTGATCTCTGGACGCATTTGAGactgccttttcttttttctttatgtttttcatTTTTGGGTAATATATTTATGTTGTGAGATGCATTTTTCAAGTGACCATTATCTTAAATTTGTTACCAAAGGTTCTCTCATATTATATATAACTAATAATCCATAATTGCAGGTCATTTAATGGAAAAGATCGAAGCTGAAAATTTGCTGCATAGAGCTTTCAGTGTATTTCTgtttaactcaaaatatgaatTGCTTCTTCAGGTGGGTGGTAAAAATAATTCGCTGAATTTTGCCTTTAGGTTTGACAAATTTTCTCTGAAATGGCTGATAGATGTAACTTGTCGAATTGTTCTGTGGGTGAAATGGTGGGAGTGTCCAGTATGATTCCATCTTAGTATTTAGATAACCTATCAAACTAATTGACTAAGCTGTAGAACTGGTTTACAGTAGATGTATCTTAATTCTTGGGTTGTATGCGTAATTTTATAACTCTGAATGATGAAGCACTTAATATATACTGTCTTATTCTATGTACAGCAACGATCAGCAACAAAGGTGACCTTTCCTTTGGTATGGACTAACACCTGCTGCAGCCATCCACTCTACCGAGAGTCTGAGCTCATTGAGGAGAAtgttcttggtatattttctgcTTAGCTAAAATGTCTAATTACAACCACGTTTTCTTCTTCACCTCACTCTGTATCGTCAACTGCCAGGGGTAAGAAATGCTGCACAAAGGAAGCTTCTTGACGAATTGGGCATTCCTGCTGAAGATGTCCCAGTTGACCAGTTCACCCCATTGGGTCGTATACTTTATAAAGCTCCATCCGATGGGAAGTGGGGAGAACATGAACGTAATAACTCAATCTTCGTTATTTTTATCTTACAGTTCTAGCCTGGAAACTGGTTCTGTTCGTTACATGCAATTTTGATTATAACAGACATGTGCTGCTTGCCTTTGATCTCATGCCCAGCTTTGACCGTATCTTGAGATTAAGTGTTTACTGTACAATTGGCATTTGTATTGTAGATATAGCTATAACTGGTAGCTGATCCTTGTCTACTGTTGCAGTTGATTATCTTCTATTCACGGTCCGTGAAGTTAACATGAAACCGAACCCGGATGAAGTTGCTGATGTTAAATACGTGAACCGAGAACAACTGAAAGAGCTCCTGAGGAAAGCAGATGCTGGAGAGGAAGGTCTGAAGCTATCCCCTTGGTTCAGACTTGTAGTTGACAACTTCTTGTTCAAGTGGTGGGATCATCTTGAGAAGGGAACCCTCGAGGAAGTCATAGATATGAAAACCATCCACAAATTGACTTAAAAGGAGCTGCCTTGCGATCTGGTTGGACCATCTTAGTTCTTTCCCTATAAACCAATAACTTCAGTTGTGATTTTCTGAAGGCATATTTCTGCAGTATGTTTGTTGCTTTTTGTAGAATTTGAAGGAGGTATTTTTTTGACTGATTGTACCTTGTAACATAGCTGTGGCTTTCTGTCGAAACTCAATAAGATAGCTTCTTGTTTGGTGCTTGCAACTTTAATATTATACCGGATTGGTGTTCttggttgctctagtggtgatcACCCTCtgcttccaaccaagaggttgtgagttcgagtcacccaagagcaatgtggggagttcttggagggagggagccaagggtctatcgaaaacagcctctctaccctagggtagaggtaaggtctgcgtacaaactaccctccccagaccccattagtgggattatactggattgttgttgttgtctagAACGCATCCCTCGGGAAGACAGTTTTTAAAAGCGACAGAAATTTTGAGATCTTTCGTATACTTATGTACCAataaatattgatgaaaaagcaCGATACTGATGAGTACATGTTTTTAAGTCATGTAAATTACAAGAGATAAAGTAAGCGTTTGCAACTCTGAGTGTGCAATTAGTTCAGCAAAATGTCCTGATTGTGTCCAAAATTGACCTTGTAAATTTAAATCTATAAGAAAAACTTGACTGTCGAACAGAACAAGATCCAGGTATGTATGATAAAGCCTAAACAACTACTTAAACAGCACTCTGTCTTGTAACTAATGCTATAACGAGCAGTCTATCCTTGAGTTTCACTTCTAAAAATCTTCAACTCCTGGCATGTCACTCGCTTGACTCAGCTGTATCCTCCCTAGTCACAGAAATGCTTGATGCAGAATCATCCGCCAACTCTGGCGAGACACTCTGTTGAAGCATTGCCTTCCTCTTTCTTCTGCTCTGGCGCAATCTTCTTACTGACTCCGACACATCACTTTCTTCTCGAGCTTTCTCTTGTGGTTCTTCCGATGCTTCGACTATTAAATTCTCATCAACGTGTGTCCTAAAGCTTGTTGCGATCACTGGAAATACGAGCGGTCTACACCAGTTGAGGAGAATTATGAGCAGAGTAATGAACATATACATCGAGGTCCAAACTGAGAATGTCCATTTCCACTTGTACGCCAAGTCTTTATACCAAGGAGGATGAGACTTCAATATGATCTCCGATTGATAAAGCTGGGGCAGGGCTAAAGTTCCAGCTCGAGGTATCATAGTTATTCTGATTGCCTCTGTCCTCGGAGTACCTTCCTTGTGCTTTAACATTGGAATGATCATCCTTTGTGTTTCAGCTGTAAGTCCAAGTACAAGGGGCACACTCATTATAAATTCTCTCATGAGACGGATTGGCAGGCTTCTGAATCGCAACATACATGGATGACTTGATCTTGCCATTATGATCCCCTCGGCTGATAACGCTTCTGAAACCAACTGATAAGAGAGTTATGAATAGCTAAAGTAATGTTAGATGTTTGACAGCTCTTTTGTTCTTTAGCTAGAGAGATAGGCAATTGATACTTCCACATCTAATGTAATGAAAATACAGATTTGAAGTATTCTACAGATAATAACAGCGGAATAACTTAATTATGCGTATATGACCTTAATACATGCACCTAGAAGAGGAATTTAATCTTTTCAAGAATTTAACTGTGTTATTGCTATTGGGAAAACGTACTCCCGATAGTATATAATTGTCTTTCACTGTTGGTGTAAATTAATATGTGATAACAAGTTGATTATTTTTTTTACCAGGTTCTCAATTAAAGCCTATCATACGAAATTTACTATTGTTAACACTGTCAATAGACTCATTGCTAGTGACATAAATAAAGCTAACCAAAAATTGATGTGCATTGAGTACCTAACAATGTCCAATACTTTGACTCCACATCCTTTAATGGAAGAGTATTGAAAAGAAAAGTTAATACACTATATAATAActattcactataaaagtcaaagtTTTTTATGGAACTAATTTTTAGgctatattataatatatgttctccaTAACAGCACTTAGCTATAAGTGCGAAAAAAATCCAGAGC
The sequence above is drawn from the Nicotiana tabacum cultivar K326 chromosome 13, ASM71507v2, whole genome shotgun sequence genome and encodes:
- the LOC107821727 gene encoding isopentenyl-diphosphate Delta-isomerase I, whose translation is MSLTTAPSFQIWRRFIAASPITCRSKVSISKSSLLKSHRRAASLRCYSSSSATRMADANMDAVQRRLMFEDECILVDENDRVVGHDTKYNCHLMEKIEAENLLHRAFSVFLFNSKYELLLQQRSATKVTFPLVWTNTCCSHPLYRESELIEENVLGVRNAAQRKLLDELGIPAEDVPVDQFTPLGRILYKAPSDGKWGEHELDYLLFTVREVNMKPNPDEVADVKYVNREQLKELLRKADAGEEGLKLSPWFRLVVDNFLFKWWDHLEKGTLEEVIDMKTIHKLT